DNA sequence from the Candidatus Planktophila sulfonica genome:
GAACGATTGTTAAGGATTTGAGCCTGTGTGACGCTCACATCCGCGCTCGCAGATATTGCGCCACCATTTCCTTGCGCAGCATTCAGGTGGAGCTGAGACTCCACCCCTCGGTCGTCGAGGGCCACAATTACAGAAGATGCCGCGATTGCACCACCATCGCCAGTGGCTGTATTCATATTTAAAGCTGATCCGAGAACTGTCACAGTGCCTTCAGCGTTTATGGCGCCACCATTTGTCGCAGCACCTCCGTCTGGGGTGATTGCAGAATTACCCGTGAGCGTCGATCCTTCAATTCGGACATCGCCCGACGATGTAATTGCAGCCCCACCTGTTTTTGAAACGGAGTTGATTATTTGTGAGTCCTTTATAACTAATTCAGGAGTAAAGGTGGCGTCCCCTTCTGGGGTTGTGACAATGGTTTGGTTCACTTCGATAGCCACCCCTGGCTCCGAGCGCGTCCCCGAACCAAAATTGGGATTTGAATTTGAATCGACAGTGATATGTTCAATTTTTACCTGCGTGTCTGCCCCGTCGACCTGAATTTCCGCTTGGTTGGGAGAGTTGATAGCAATCAGTGGCTCACCTGATCCGATGCTTACACCTCTCTTGATTGTGAGAATCGGAGCAGAATTTCCAAGGTCCGGAGCCGTAATCGTTAGGTCTGAACGGACTTCTAGCGTGCTTTCCAGGGTTATGACAACGGGATTTACTGAAGATGCCGTCGATGCAGTCACCTGCCCTGAAGAGTCTCGAGAAATCCCAAAGAGCGAATCGGCGAATCCAATTACATTTGTGGCGCGCGTACTGACATTCGCCTCAGCGACGGCAGACCTCAGCGTGTGTTGGTTCTCAATAATCAATAAGTCGTCGCCATATGAGACCACACAATAATCATGGCTCCCGAAGCACCCATCGGCCCACGCAGTAGTCAGGCCGGCAGAGATCCCTTGAAGGAGCGCGACAGTTAAAGTGATAGCTGAGGCTCGCAAGAACTTACTTTGAACCCGAAAGCATGTGGAAGTTTGAACTTTATTGTGTGGTGAGCGCATAAGTTGAGGTTATTAAGCCTCTTTTGAAATTATTCTTACAGAGAGGGATAACCCTTTAACTTTGTAGGGTTTTCCCTCAAAAGAATTAAAGTAATTCGCAAGTGGTGAATAATTGGGATATGTCTCTGGCCCGAGTACTTATTGTCGAAGATGATCCGTTTATCAGAAGCGCCATGACGACACTACTTCAAAAAAGTAACTTTGAAATAATGGCAAGTGTTGGATCTTCTCGTGAAGCTATGGCACTTTTGAAATCGGATAAGCCTGAGGTCTTATTGGTAGATCTCGACCTGGGGCCAGGTCCCAATGGAATAGATATTGCTCATGCTCTTCGAGAAGATAACCCCACACTAGGCGTCGTCATTTTGACCTCATTCAGCGATCCCAGGCTCTTTGTCAAAGGAAATCGAGCGCTACCAACCGGGTCGCTCTATTTGACTAAATCTCGCATTAACGATTTTAATCTTCTGTACACCGCCATTCTGCGGGCGAAGCATTATCCACTCGCCACCACGCGTCGCTCAGATCTTCACCCCAGTGAATTATCAGAAACTCAAATTGAGATATTAAGACTGGTTTCTGAAGGGTATACAACAGCAAGTATTGCAACTCAGCGCGGCGTCACCGAAAAATCAATTGAGGCAGCAATATCGCGAATACATCAGATATTAACTTTGCCGCGGACAAAAAATTTGAACCCTCGAATACAACTTACCCGTGCCTACTTTTCCTTAACTGGAAAAACTCCACCCGGGGAGATACATGACTAAGTTCCAATCTGATAATCAAGTATCAAAGATCTCAATCTCGAAAGAATCCTTTCTCCTCTATGCACCTATTTCAGTAATTTCCGTTCCTTTAGCAATTACCGAACAACTAACACCTGAAAAATTATTGACATCATTACTTGGGGGTATTTCTGCAACCATTTTATGTGCTTTTTACTTTGTCATATCCTCAAGATTTGTTCGAAATTTCACGCGAACGAAAAATATCTCGAGCTATTTTGTTGCAAATCTATTATTTATCATGAGCATCGGAGCCATACGTGGACTACTGGTGTACAAGATATTTACGCTCGCAAACATTACAAACCCAACATCGATATCGATAAGAGTGCTCACCTCGACGGCCACTACGCTGTTCTGGCTATGCAGTATTTCTGTAATCGTAAATGATTTTCGCAGTTACCGTGACAAACTAGAAACCCTCATACGTACATCACTCTTTAACTACATGAAAATTGAGAAGAAGCCAAGGCATCAATCCGTCGACTTGAGTCAGGAATTTGAATCGATTGAAACGATGTTGCGGCAGGTACTGGGGGAGATAAATACCAACGCGCACGATAAAAATGCCCTGATCGCGGCTGCAACTCATGTAAAAGGAATCATTGATCAGGTAGTTCGGCCCCTTAGCCACAGACTCTGGGTCGATAGAAATAGCCTCATCCCTCGGATTAAGGTTCGCGATACCGTCATCGACGGTATCCGTCTCTTAAAAGTTCCTCCCCATACAGTTTCTAGTCTCCTATTACTTCTTAGCTTATTTAATCTCTCAGCTGATTATGGAGTCAAAAGGGGGATTGGCGGTTCGCTTGCCTTATGTTTCACCAGCTTCATCCTATTCTTTTTTATTCAGAAATACACAATACGAGCAGAAAAAAATCTATTTCTAAAAAAGCTCTTTTTGCTCTTTCTCATAAGTCTTTCAATCAGCGTGGTAATTTACATACTGAATGTTTTTGGTTTTAATCTTGAAACAGCAGAGTACAGTTTTGTATTCGTTCCTTTGATAATGTTTTTATCAGTTCTCATTTCTATTCGAGAATTGACTGTAAAAGACAGAGATTATCTAGTCGAACAACTTGAAAAGAATCGAATCACCGCGACAGACAATCAGTACAATCAAATTTCTAATAACGATGCAGCATCATTTCTGCATAATTCTTTGCAATCCGAACTGTTAGCTTTGAGCCTACAACTCGAGAATATTGCCAAGAATCCCGACTCGGAACGAACTCGCGCAATACTCGAACAGATTGGCGCTCGAATTAATCGTTCCATTGGTGAGGAATTTCAGGACTTTGATGAAGCGCCGATTGATCGGCTCCACCGAGTAATCTCTGCATGGGAAGGGATTGTGGAAATTCACACGGATATCCCCGAAGAAGCATTTGAAAATCTACGTCGAAATCGGTTACTGGTGCAAATTATTGAGGAAGCCATCAATAACGCTGTCAGATCTGCACAATCGAAAAGGATTGAAATTCGTGGCAGGCTAGGAAGCGATGGAAAATTGCTGCTGATTATTCGAAATCAAGGGAGTTGGGATCCTCAGGAGCGACGAAGTTTTGGAAGTGATTGGTTGGATGAAGTGGTTGCGGGGAATTGGAAAAGGCGCAGAGAAGGCGATTGGACGATTCTTGAGATGAAAATTTAAGCAAACACTCGTAATGCTCCTGAAATAGCTCGCCCCAACATAACATTCGGTAATGGGAAGCAAAAAGTTTAATAGAGCTCTTTTCTTACCATTAACTCTTTCACTTCAAATTATTTCTAGTCCAGTTGAGGCCTCTAATCCTCAAAACCAGCCCATCATTATCAATGTCGTTGGTGATGTCCATGGGGAAAGTGCGATTAATCGAAAAGCTATCCCTGCTTTGAAGAAGTACTTTGCAGATGGCGACCTCAATATCTTCAATCTCGAAACTTCAGTTACATCTGAGACTAAGAAAGAAGAGAAGGAATATAACTTCAAGACCGATGTCCGGTTTTTAAAGTCGTTACGCGCCGTCGGTTTTAACGTTGCCAACGTTGCCAATAATCACAGCTATGACTATGGACTTGATGGATTCATTGATACTTTACAAAATTTGAGATCCACCGGTTTTACCTATGTAGGTGGTGGCAGGAATAGCGAGAGCGCCTACCAAGGTCGCATATACACAATCAATGGAATCAAGATTGCACTTCTTGGTCTTGCCAAGGTTCACGGTGGACCTGATTCAATCGCAAGGAAGGATAAAGCCGGCACCACTAATGGTTATGACTCAGCTTCATCCGAAGCGGCAATCACTCGCCTTGATAAAGCAAGTGATGTACTCATCGTTCTTACCCACTGGGGAGAAGAAGGCACATTTACTCCAAGAAACTATGAGATTGCCAGCGCAAAGAAGTGGACCTCACTTGGTGCTGACATCATCGTAGGAAGCCATTCGCATACTCTTCAGCCAATTACCTATGTAAATAAGAAGCTTGTGGCCTATTCACTGGGCAACTTCATCTTTTATTCATCGCATATAGATAATCGAAAAACGGCAATCCTTAAGATTCAAATCAATTCGAAGAAACGCATCTCTTACAAAGTCAAGCCATTCATAATTAATAATCTGACGAAGGTCCCAGAAATCGAAGTTTCTGAAGCTACGGTTTAGGCAAATACAACAGTGCGATGACCGACGATAAAGATTCGATCTTCGGCATATAACTTCACTGCACGAGCAAGAACTCGACGTTCAATATCGCGACCCAGCGCAATCATCTCTTCTGGAGTTGCTGAATGGTTCACGTGCGCAACATCTTGTTCGATGATCGGACCTTCATCCAGATCAGCAGTAACAAAGTGAGCTGTTGCGCCAATAATCTTTACGCCACGGTCATGCGCTTGGTGATATGGCCTTGCACCTTTGAAGCCAGGTAAGAATGAGTGATGAATGTTGATGATTTTTCCTGGCATTGCAGCGCAAAATGTTGAAGAGAGAATCTGCATGTATCGAGCGAGAACTACGAAATCTATCTTGAGTTCTGCAATCTTTGCCAGCATTACCTTCTCTTGCTCGGCCTTGTTCTCGGCTGTGACTGGAAGATAAAGGAATGGAATTCCGTGTGATTCAACGAGTGACTTGAGTTCTTCACGGTTAGAGATAACCAATGGAATTTCAATAGGGAGTTCGCCGAGTTCAAGCAAATACATCAAATCGCGTAGGCAGTGGCTCTCTTTAGTAACAAGAACGAGTGCACGAGGCTTCTCAGCGGTGGGGCGAATATGAAGTGCTGGTGAGAACTTACCGAGACCTTCATTAAGGCTCTTATGCGCAGCATCGAGTCCTTGTGAAGTCTCAAAGCGAGTACGCATCACAAAGGTATTTGTTGTGTGATCTGTGAACTGTTGGTTCTCAATGATGTTACCGCCGCAATTAAGCACGGCAGTAGTCATCGCGTGAACGATGCCTGGCTGATCCGCACATTGCAGGGAAGCGATGAGATCCATGCTCGTAAGTTTAAAGGGAACTAGTGAGTAATGGTAAATCGCTGCATCCACTTAGGTGCCCACCAGTTGCGCTCACCAAAGAGGCGCATCAAAGCAGGTACCAAGAGGGCGCGAACGATTGTTGCATCGAGAATCACCGCAAGGGCAACGCCAAATCCCATCGACTTGATGGAAGTGACGCCGCTCGAGATAAAGGCTGCAAAGACAACTGCGAGAAGAACTGCTGCTGCAGTAATAATTCGCGCAGAACGTTGAAGTCCAGTTGCAACGGCTTCGACATTATCTTTGCCAGCTAGGTGCTCTTCGCGTATGCGAGAAAGTAAGAAGAGTTCGTAGTCCATAGAAAGCCCAAATACGACGACGGCAATCAAGATAACAATGGATGTATCTAGTGTTCCGGTGAGAGTAAATGAGCCAACGAGCCACTGAAGATGTCCATCAATGAAGACCCAAGTAAGAACACCCATAGTTGCGGCGAGTGAGAGAACGTTTAGCAGCACTGCCTTAATTGGAAGAATGATCGAACCAGTGAAGATGAAGATGAGCACCAATACGCTTAGCGCAATCCAACCCAGCGCCCAAGGTAACGTAGATGAAATGCCATCTTGTGAATCGGTGTAATCCGCAGCTACTCCACCCACCAGCGTTCCTTCAGGAGAAGATAGATCGCGAATCTCATGGATAAGCGCTTGCGCTTCAGGTGTTCGCGGAAGCATTGATTGATATGCAACAAGTCGAACATCTTGACCAATTACTTGTGGCGGAGCAACAGCGATAACGCCAGAGACTTGACCAATCTTTGCAGCGTAGGTTGCGATCTCTTCGGTCTTATCAATTCCATCGAAGATTACAATTTCAATAGGGGTTCCTGTTTGTCCAGGGAATCGCTCTGATTGGAGCGCAGTTGCAACTGCTGCAGGATTATCTGCAGGAAGCATTCGTGAATCACCTTGTGCGAATTTAATGTTCTGCACAGGAGCCGCCATGATGCCAAGAACAATGAGTGAAAGAATGACAACAGCGGTAGGGCGCTTCATCACCATACGTGCAGTGTTTGCCCAGCGACCATCTTCTTTCGGCGTGATTGCTGATTTTCTAATGACGCCCTTGTCGATCTTCTTTCCAACGAGAGCAAGAATTGGTGGCAATCCCAAG
Encoded proteins:
- a CDS encoding MMPL family transporter — its product is MFERLGHVLVRYKKSAVALFVIGILLTGAIGSLIFSRLDSGGYSNPNSDSYKVYEYLRDELKVQDPAVVVVLDSGDTDITDPIVTQKALALEKKMAQEEGVTKTLSFWSSGGEQTLKSSDGKAGFILIYGDGEAFTPKSQKLGAIFQEKYDGKIDGLTLYAGGVGVVGNAITEKISKDLKISEAISIPLTFVLLAFVFGALAASAMPLIVGVAAILGAFFILYLISLFTEVSVYALNLTTGMGLGLGIDYALLMVNRFREEIHHGKSVEDSVITTMATAGKTVFYSGLTVLVTMVSLTFFPLPFLKSFGYAGVSVVALAVVGAILGLPPILALVGKKIDKGVIRKSAITPKEDGRWANTARMVMKRPTAVVILSLIVLGIMAAPVQNIKFAQGDSRMLPADNPAAVATALQSERFPGQTGTPIEIVIFDGIDKTEEIATYAAKIGQVSGVIAVAPPQVIGQDVRLVAYQSMLPRTPEAQALIHEIRDLSSPEGTLVGGVAADYTDSQDGISSTLPWALGWIALSVLVLIFIFTGSIILPIKAVLLNVLSLAATMGVLTWVFIDGHLQWLVGSFTLTGTLDTSIVILIAVVVFGLSMDYELFLLSRIREEHLAGKDNVEAVATGLQRSARIITAAAVLLAVVFAAFISSGVTSIKSMGFGVALAVILDATIVRALLVPALMRLFGERNWWAPKWMQRFTITH
- a CDS encoding response regulator transcription factor, with product MSLARVLIVEDDPFIRSAMTTLLQKSNFEIMASVGSSREAMALLKSDKPEVLLVDLDLGPGPNGIDIAHALREDNPTLGVVILTSFSDPRLFVKGNRALPTGSLYLTKSRINDFNLLYTAILRAKHYPLATTRRSDLHPSELSETQIEILRLVSEGYTTASIATQRGVTEKSIEAAISRIHQILTLPRTKNLNPRIQLTRAYFSLTGKTPPGEIHD
- a CDS encoding CapA family protein; the encoded protein is MGSKKFNRALFLPLTLSLQIISSPVEASNPQNQPIIINVVGDVHGESAINRKAIPALKKYFADGDLNIFNLETSVTSETKKEEKEYNFKTDVRFLKSLRAVGFNVANVANNHSYDYGLDGFIDTLQNLRSTGFTYVGGGRNSESAYQGRIYTINGIKIALLGLAKVHGGPDSIARKDKAGTTNGYDSASSEAAITRLDKASDVLIVLTHWGEEGTFTPRNYEIASAKKWTSLGADIIVGSHSHTLQPITYVNKKLVAYSLGNFIFYSSHIDNRKTAILKIQINSKKRISYKVKPFIINNLTKVPEIEVSEATV
- the purU gene encoding formyltetrahydrofolate deformylase, with translation MDLIASLQCADQPGIVHAMTTAVLNCGGNIIENQQFTDHTTNTFVMRTRFETSQGLDAAHKSLNEGLGKFSPALHIRPTAEKPRALVLVTKESHCLRDLMYLLELGELPIEIPLVISNREELKSLVESHGIPFLYLPVTAENKAEQEKVMLAKIAELKIDFVVLARYMQILSSTFCAAMPGKIINIHHSFLPGFKGARPYHQAHDRGVKIIGATAHFVTADLDEGPIIEQDVAHVNHSATPEEMIALGRDIERRVLARAVKLYAEDRIFIVGHRTVVFA